In a single window of the Blattabacterium cuenoti genome:
- the ilvD gene encoding dihydroxy-acid dehydratase, with amino-acid sequence MKKRINDFSKKITKEPNLPAAHAMLYATGMKESDFCKAQIGIVSNWYEGNPCNMHLDQLAKKIKSSVITKNLVGFQFTTIGVSDGITMGTSGMRYSLPSRELIADSIETVVDSHHYDGVIAIPGCDKNIPGVMIALLRLNRPSIIVYGGSISSGYYNGKKLDVVSSFEALGKKNTCKITENEYKNIIKHSCPGPGACGGMYTANTMASALEVMGMMLPYSSSSPSTSENKKMECKEVSIYIKNLLKKKIKPKDIVTKTSIKNGVKLAMCLGGSTNLVLHFLAIAKSANIDFSLKDFQKISNKVPLIGNLKPSGVFLMEDIHMYIGGMPVIIKYLLNEGILSGDCLTVTGKTLSENMKNIPNITFNQKIIHSLDNPIKKNGHIRILYGNLSPEGAIAKITGKEGTIFRGKANVFNSEEEANQAILNNKILPGVVIVIRYVGPIGGPGMPEMLKPTSYIMGSGLGKKVALITDGRFSGGSHGFVVGHISPEAQSGGLIALVKNDDFIKIDTENNTITLEVENEEIQKRRKSWIPPLLKIQKGYLYKYTKMVSPASEGCITDQF; translated from the coding sequence ATGAAAAAAAGAATTAACGATTTTAGCAAAAAAATCACAAAGGAACCTAATTTGCCAGCGGCACATGCTATGTTATATGCCACAGGAATGAAAGAATCAGATTTTTGTAAGGCTCAGATAGGAATAGTAAGTAATTGGTACGAAGGAAATCCTTGTAACATGCATTTAGATCAATTGGCTAAAAAAATAAAATCATCGGTTATAACTAAAAATTTAGTAGGATTTCAATTTACTACTATAGGAGTAAGTGATGGAATTACTATGGGAACATCAGGAATGAGATATTCACTTCCTTCTAGAGAACTTATAGCAGATAGTATAGAAACTGTAGTGGATTCTCATCATTATGATGGAGTAATAGCCATCCCTGGATGTGACAAAAATATACCAGGGGTTATGATTGCTCTGCTTAGATTAAATAGACCATCCATCATTGTATATGGAGGAAGTATTTCTTCCGGTTATTATAATGGAAAAAAATTAGATGTAGTATCTTCTTTTGAAGCTTTAGGTAAAAAAAATACCTGTAAAATTACTGAAAATGAATATAAAAATATAATAAAACATTCTTGTCCAGGACCAGGGGCTTGTGGAGGTATGTATACAGCCAATACTATGGCTTCTGCTTTAGAAGTTATGGGAATGATGCTTCCTTATTCTTCATCTTCTCCCTCAACAAGTGAAAATAAAAAGATGGAATGTAAAGAGGTTTCTATATACATTAAAAATCTGTTGAAAAAAAAAATAAAACCAAAAGATATAGTCACAAAAACTTCTATAAAAAATGGAGTGAAATTAGCTATGTGTTTAGGAGGTTCTACAAATCTAGTTTTACATTTCTTAGCTATTGCTAAATCAGCAAATATTGATTTTTCTTTAAAAGATTTTCAAAAAATTAGCAATAAAGTTCCTCTTATTGGAAATCTAAAACCTAGTGGAGTTTTCTTAATGGAGGATATTCATATGTATATAGGAGGAATGCCTGTCATTATAAAATATTTATTGAATGAAGGAATATTATCAGGAGATTGTTTAACCGTTACTGGTAAAACATTATCTGAAAATATGAAAAATATTCCCAATATAACTTTTAATCAAAAAATTATTCATTCTTTAGATAATCCCATAAAGAAAAACGGACATATTAGAATTTTGTATGGAAATTTATCCCCCGAAGGAGCTATAGCTAAAATTACAGGAAAAGAAGGAACAATTTTTAGGGGAAAGGCAAATGTTTTTAATTCAGAAGAAGAAGCAAATCAAGCTATTTTAAATAATAAAATTTTACCTGGAGTTGTCATTGTTATTCGATATGTAGGTCCAATAGGAGGTCCAGGAATGCCAGAAATGTTAAAACCCACATCATACATTATGGGATCCGGATTAGGAAAAAAAGTAGCTCTTATTACAGATGGTAGATTTTCAGGAGGATCACATGGTTTTGTTGTAGGACATATTTCTCCAGAAGCACAATCTGGAGGATTAATTGCTCTAGTAAAAAATGATGATTTCATTAAAATAGATACGGAAAATAATACCATTACTCTTGAAGTAGAAAATGAAGAAATACAAAAAAGGAGGAAATCATGGATTCCCCCTTTATTAAAAATTCAAAAAGGATATTTATATAAATATACAAAAATGGTATCTCCAGCTTCTGAAGGATGCATTACAGATCAATTTTAG
- a CDS encoding acetolactate synthase: protein MKQQFRIIILGEKETRLLSRILIILNRRNIKTNHINVSSNNDNEAINNVQYVLDLECKEDELFKIKKLIEKLVGIIHVYYSKLEEENSIKNPWKKMDLPLATY from the coding sequence ATGAAGCAACAATTCAGAATAATAATTTTAGGAGAAAAAGAAACAAGATTATTAAGTAGAATACTTATTATATTAAATCGAAGAAATATAAAAACTAATCATATTAATGTATCTAGTAATAATGATAATGAAGCAATCAATAATGTTCAATATGTTCTCGATTTAGAATGTAAAGAAGATGAATTATTTAAAATCAAAAAATTAATAGAAAAGTTAGTTGGAATTATTCATGTTTACTATTCTAAACTAGAAGAAGAAAATTCCATAAAAAATCCATGGAAAAAAATGGATTTACCACTAGCGACATATTAA
- a CDS encoding rhomboid family intramembrane serine protease, translating into MNFYTNFNSDAVKHLISINILVYTAIFVFSQYKIESILSLYHPLDERFELYQILTHMFVHSKRLFLHIIFNMLALFMFGGQIETLLGVKKFIIIYFLSGILAALFQIIFNTGVLYYFVQTLDFSQAKKTLDYLNEEQKINLYSSMYSPMMGASGAVSGIVGAFAKFFPEHKIFILPFPFPIAVRKALVIFIFGSLASAIFNLAPGVAHFAHIGGILSGYFIVSFFIKNERNTFY; encoded by the coding sequence GTGAATTTTTATACAAATTTCAATTCAGATGCTGTAAAACATTTAATTAGTATTAATATACTTGTATATACAGCTATTTTTGTTTTTTCACAATACAAAATAGAAAGTATCCTTTCTTTATATCATCCTTTAGATGAACGATTTGAATTATATCAAATTTTGACTCATATGTTTGTACATTCCAAACGGCTTTTTTTACATATAATTTTTAATATGTTAGCTTTATTTATGTTTGGAGGACAAATAGAAACTCTTTTGGGAGTAAAAAAATTTATAATTATATATTTTTTATCAGGTATTTTAGCTGCATTATTTCAGATCATATTTAATACCGGGGTGTTATATTATTTTGTTCAAACTTTAGATTTTTCACAAGCTAAAAAAACGTTAGATTATTTAAATGAAGAACAAAAAATAAATCTTTATAGTTCTATGTATTCTCCTATGATGGGAGCTTCTGGAGCCGTAAGTGGAATAGTAGGAGCTTTTGCTAAATTTTTTCCAGAACATAAAATTTTTATTTTACCTTTTCCTTTTCCAATAGCAGTTAGAAAAGCACTTGTAATTTTTATTTTTGGAAGTTTGGCTTCAGCTATTTTTAATTTAGCGCCTGGAGTTGCACATTTTGCTCATATTGGTGGTATTTTATCTGGTTATTTTATAGTAAGTTTTTTTATAAAAAATGAAAGAAATACTTTTTATTGA
- the dapB gene encoding 4-hydroxy-tetrahydrodipicolinate reductase has protein sequence MNIAIIGYGKMGKSIEKIAKIRNHKISLCYDETPTLHLLNNSNSDVAIEFSQPHSAFNNVKICIENNIPVVSGTTGWLEKFEIIQKICKEKNGSFLYSSNFSIGMNILFEINKKLSKLLSFYSEDYEVTIEEIHHKEKMDKPSGTALSLAKDIIHNKMKKTWILDEKKTKNQILILSKRFKNVTGIHIVKYESKIEDIKIQHNAHSREGFALGAVIAAEWIQNKKGIFSMKEVLGI, from the coding sequence ATGAATATAGCAATAATAGGATATGGAAAAATGGGAAAATCTATAGAAAAAATAGCAAAAATTAGAAACCATAAAATTTCATTATGTTATGATGAAACTCCTACTCTACATTTATTAAATAATTCAAATTCAGATGTAGCAATAGAATTTAGTCAACCTCATTCTGCATTTAACAATGTAAAAATTTGTATAGAAAATAATATTCCTGTAGTGAGTGGAACTACAGGATGGCTAGAAAAATTTGAAATCATTCAAAAAATATGTAAAGAAAAAAATGGATCTTTTTTGTATTCTTCTAATTTTAGTATTGGAATGAATATTTTATTCGAAATTAATAAAAAATTATCAAAACTATTATCTTTCTATTCTGAAGATTATGAAGTAACAATAGAAGAAATTCATCACAAAGAAAAAATGGATAAACCTAGTGGAACTGCACTCTCTTTGGCAAAAGATATAATTCATAATAAAATGAAGAAAACATGGATTTTGGATGAAAAAAAAACAAAAAATCAGATCTTAATTTTATCAAAAAGATTCAAGAATGTGACAGGAATACATATCGTAAAATATGAATCTAAAATAGAGGATATCAAAATTCAACACAATGCACATAGTAGAGAAGGGTTTGCTTTGGGTGCTGTTATTGCAGCAGAATGGATTCAAAATAAAAAAGGTATTTTTTCTATGAAAGAGGTTTTAGGAATATAA
- the ilvA gene encoding threonine ammonia-lyase, whose translation MKNKFKGYFPSYKEIIKAKNILKDIIYETPLQKNYLLSEKYKANVFLKREDLQIIRSYKIRGAYNKIKSLSHTEQLKKGIICASAGNHAQGVAYSCNILKIPGKIYMPSTTPKQKVERVKMFGKEYIEIILIGDTFDAVSYEAMKDCKKNAKIFIHPFDDIKIIEGQATVGLEILQQSVLDIDYIFIPIGGGGLASGVGSHFQEFSSKTKIIGVEPQGAPSMSYSLKKGKIVELKTIDRFIDGASVKKVGELNFNICNQILFDIRTVPEGKVCTTILDLYNLEAIVAEPAGALSIAALDFYSDEIKGKTIVCILSGGNNDITRTEEIRERSLLYEEKKHYFIVKFPQRAGALKEFVNNILGPKDDIAYFEYSKKTSKEEGPAVIGIELADKNEFSGLIGRMKKHKVHFQYLNKNPDLFRILI comes from the coding sequence TTGAAAAATAAGTTTAAAGGATATTTTCCTTCTTACAAAGAAATAATTAAAGCCAAAAATATCTTAAAAGATATCATTTATGAAACTCCATTACAGAAAAATTATCTTTTATCAGAAAAATATAAAGCTAATGTTTTTCTGAAAAGAGAAGACTTGCAAATCATACGTTCATACAAAATTAGAGGAGCTTATAATAAAATAAAAAGTTTATCTCATACAGAACAACTTAAAAAAGGAATTATTTGTGCTAGCGCAGGGAATCATGCACAAGGAGTTGCTTATTCTTGTAACATATTAAAAATACCTGGAAAAATCTACATGCCCAGCACTACACCTAAACAAAAAGTAGAAAGAGTCAAAATGTTTGGAAAAGAATATATTGAAATTATTCTTATAGGAGATACTTTTGATGCAGTTAGTTATGAAGCAATGAAAGATTGTAAAAAAAATGCAAAAATTTTTATTCATCCTTTTGATGATATTAAAATTATTGAAGGACAAGCTACGGTTGGATTAGAAATCCTACAACAATCTGTTTTGGATATAGATTATATTTTTATTCCTATTGGGGGAGGAGGATTAGCTTCTGGTGTGGGTAGTCATTTTCAAGAGTTTAGTTCTAAAACTAAAATTATAGGAGTAGAACCTCAAGGGGCTCCATCTATGAGTTATTCTTTAAAAAAAGGTAAAATTGTTGAGTTAAAAACAATAGATAGATTTATTGATGGAGCTTCAGTAAAAAAAGTAGGAGAATTAAATTTTAATATATGCAATCAAATATTATTTGATATAAGAACTGTTCCAGAGGGAAAAGTTTGCACAACAATTTTAGATTTGTACAATTTAGAAGCTATTGTAGCAGAACCAGCTGGAGCTCTTTCAATAGCGGCTTTAGATTTTTATTCTGATGAAATAAAGGGAAAAACTATCGTATGTATTCTAAGTGGAGGAAATAATGACATTACCAGAACGGAAGAAATAAGAGAAAGATCTCTTTTGTATGAAGAAAAAAAGCATTATTTTATTGTCAAATTTCCTCAAAGAGCTGGCGCTTTAAAAGAATTTGTTAATAATATTTTAGGGCCAAAAGACGACATTGCTTATTTTGAATACTCTAAGAAAACTTCTAAAGAAGAAGGCCCAGCAGTAATAGGAATAGAATTAGCAGATAAAAACGAATTTTCCGGATTGATAGGAAGAATGAAAAAACATAAAGTTCATTTTCAATATTTGAATAAAAATCCAGATTTATTTCGTATTCTGATATAA
- the mnmA gene encoding tRNA 2-thiouridine(34) synthase MnmA, translating into MQKVVVGLSGGVDSSVAALILKKKGYEVIGLFMHNWEEENSNQYQCTWKEDSIDAMLVSKQLNIPFQVIEMKNEYKKHVINYMFDEYRLGKTPNPDILCNKKIKFNIFLKKALDLGADFIATGHYVNKEKIVKNRKTIYRLLIGKDLNKDQSYFLCQLTQYQLKKSLFPLGSLTKNQVRKIAEMHKLWNAYKKESQGLCFVGKINLPKFLKKRIFPKKGEIVYINSNASIYQEKKIFPSKEEELFFLSRKKKYKKSDGKIIGYHQGAYYFTKGQRKGIALGGYKEALFVIDTDVEENIVYIGMGKKHPGLYRKSLFIQEKNIHWIREDLTLFEGEKMNVFCRIRYRQPLQKSKLYKTKKGMFIEFDNMQCAITEGQFAVWYIGKELIGSGVIAIISYFIFFSKIEYIL; encoded by the coding sequence ATGCAAAAAGTAGTAGTTGGACTTTCAGGTGGAGTAGATTCAAGTGTTGCTGCATTAATTCTTAAAAAAAAGGGTTATGAAGTTATTGGCTTGTTTATGCATAATTGGGAAGAGGAAAATTCTAATCAATATCAATGTACTTGGAAAGAAGATAGTATTGATGCTATGTTAGTATCCAAACAGTTAAATATACCCTTTCAAGTAATTGAAATGAAAAATGAATACAAAAAACATGTAATAAATTATATGTTTGACGAATATAGATTAGGAAAAACCCCTAATCCAGACATTTTATGTAATAAAAAAATAAAATTTAACATTTTTTTGAAAAAAGCTCTTGATTTAGGAGCGGATTTTATTGCTACAGGACATTATGTTAATAAAGAAAAAATTGTCAAAAATAGAAAAACAATTTATCGTCTTTTAATTGGAAAAGACCTTAATAAAGATCAATCATATTTCTTATGTCAATTAACGCAATATCAATTGAAAAAATCTTTATTTCCATTAGGTTCGCTAACTAAAAATCAAGTTAGAAAAATTGCAGAAATGCATAAATTATGGAACGCTTATAAAAAAGAATCTCAAGGTTTATGTTTTGTAGGAAAAATTAATTTGCCAAAATTTTTGAAAAAAAGAATTTTTCCAAAAAAAGGAGAAATAGTTTACATTAATTCTAATGCTTCAATATATCAAGAAAAAAAAATTTTTCCTTCTAAAGAAGAAGAATTATTTTTTTTATCAAGAAAAAAAAAATACAAAAAATCAGATGGGAAAATAATTGGATATCATCAAGGAGCTTATTATTTTACTAAAGGTCAACGTAAGGGAATAGCATTAGGAGGTTACAAAGAGGCTCTTTTTGTGATAGATACTGATGTAGAAGAAAATATTGTTTATATAGGTATGGGGAAAAAACATCCAGGATTGTATAGAAAATCTTTATTTATTCAGGAAAAGAATATTCATTGGATACGGGAAGATCTTACTCTTTTTGAAGGAGAAAAAATGAATGTGTTTTGTAGAATTCGTTACAGACAACCGTTACAAAAATCAAAATTATATAAAACAAAAAAAGGAATGTTTATTGAGTTTGATAACATGCAGTGTGCTATTACGGAAGGACAATTTGCAGTTTGGTATATTGGAAAAGAATTGATAGGATCAGGAGTAATTGCTATCATTTCATATTTTATATTTTTTTCAAAAATTGAATATATTTTATAA
- the lepB gene encoding signal peptidase I, translating into MLQYFIFSGIFLFLEHIIHVLGTWKFYKKLGVEYWKIFIPIYNIFILLKIYKRSIWWIFLLLIPLTSIILIFILWMDLIYTFLKKTKKNIILFFLSAGLYIYYINYFKKIQLSRIDNIKKKENNRGILLAVIFSFITHTYIIQPFVIPTSSMERTLLVGDFILVSKIHYGLRMPISPISIPFTHNNIIGNIKSYISIFQWPYFRLPSIQSVQRNDIVVFNFPKDSNHKIIDRKDHYVKRCVGLPGDLISIRKGILFVNHKKEKYFLEKQQAYFIKTVNIPLNIEYIKNKMDIEDIEYIGEKNDEYFYQIMLNKKKATQIKNLFENIVFIKEYILPIDFKEDCITPNYYGWNRDFFGPLHIPKKGEFIRLSLKNIHIYNDIFTYEKAKKSDIDSNIDSKKYYKVKNNYYFMMGDNRHNSSDSRHWGFVPEDHIVGKPIFIWMSIDWNRKSPLNIFFWKFRWDRIMRTVNGKYSYLSLFSLLSFIYLTSFLFKSE; encoded by the coding sequence ATGCTACAATATTTTATTTTTAGTGGTATTTTTTTATTTCTTGAACATATTATTCATGTTTTAGGAACATGGAAATTTTATAAAAAATTGGGGGTAGAATATTGGAAAATTTTTATTCCTATATATAATATTTTCATTCTTTTAAAAATTTATAAAAGATCTATATGGTGGATTTTTCTATTACTTATTCCATTAACTAGCATAATATTGATTTTTATTTTATGGATGGATCTAATTTATACTTTTTTAAAAAAAACAAAAAAAAATATTATTTTATTTTTTTTATCTGCAGGTTTATATATTTATTACATAAATTATTTTAAAAAAATACAATTATCGAGAATAGATAATATAAAAAAAAAAGAAAATAATAGAGGAATTTTATTAGCTGTTATTTTTTCTTTTATAACTCATACTTATATAATTCAACCTTTTGTCATTCCTACTTCTTCTATGGAAAGAACTTTATTAGTCGGAGATTTTATATTAGTTAGTAAAATTCATTATGGATTACGAATGCCTATATCTCCTATTTCCATCCCTTTCACGCATAATAATATTATTGGAAATATAAAATCTTATATTTCCATTTTTCAATGGCCTTATTTTCGTCTTCCATCTATACAATCTGTGCAAAGAAATGATATAGTCGTTTTTAATTTTCCTAAAGATTCTAATCATAAAATAATAGATCGAAAAGATCATTATGTTAAACGTTGTGTAGGTTTACCTGGAGATTTAATTTCTATTAGAAAAGGAATTTTATTTGTTAACCATAAAAAAGAAAAATATTTTTTGGAAAAACAACAAGCTTATTTTATTAAAACGGTGAATATTCCTTTAAATATAGAATATATTAAAAATAAAATGGATATAGAAGATATTGAATATATTGGAGAAAAAAATGATGAATATTTTTATCAAATTATGTTAAACAAAAAAAAAGCAACTCAGATAAAAAATTTATTCGAAAATATAGTTTTTATAAAAGAGTATATTCTTCCTATTGATTTTAAGGAAGATTGTATAACTCCTAATTATTATGGTTGGAATAGGGATTTTTTTGGTCCATTACACATACCTAAAAAAGGAGAATTCATTAGATTAAGTTTAAAAAATATTCATATTTACAATGATATTTTTACTTATGAAAAAGCTAAAAAATCTGATATAGATTCAAATATAGATTCAAAAAAATATTACAAAGTAAAAAATAATTATTATTTTATGATGGGAGATAATAGGCATAATTCATCTGATTCTCGACATTGGGGTTTTGTTCCAGAAGATCATATAGTAGGAAAACCTATATTTATATGGATGAGTATTGATTGGAATAGAAAAAGTCCTTTGAATATATTTTTTTGGAAATTTCGTTGGGATCGTATTATGAGAACAGTAAATGGAAAATATTCTTATTTATCTTTATTTTCTTTATTGTCATTTATATATTTGACCTCTTTTTTATTTAAAAGCGAATAA
- the ilvB gene encoding biosynthetic-type acetolactate synthase large subunit — protein sequence MEKKLFYGSEIVIKALLYEEVEYIFGYPGGAIMPIYDSLHDYLNSISHILMRHEQGSIHAAQGYARASGKIGVCFTTSGPGATNLITGLADALIDSTPIVCITGQVSSHLLGTDAFQETNIIDISIPVTKWNIQVLKAKDICKSIQKGFFIAKKGRPGPVLIDITKDAQFQKTVFHYTRCEYMKNFHPYPCIENKRIIEAANLINSAVRPLILVGQGIILAEAEEEFKNFVEKTGIPVASTLLGLGALNSNHHLYVGMLGMHGNYAPNILTNQCDILIAIGMRFDDRVTGDVKKYAKKAKIIHLEIDSSEINKNISCHIPILGDCKASLKKLISYVNKSIHQEWIDKFFHLKKKEKDIVIQRDLNPKKKGITMGEVIKWINLYKQKNAILVTDVGQHQMIASRYFNFTCKKSQITSGGLGTMGFALPASIGAKLGAKDRQVLCVVGDGGIQMTIQEMGTILQNNIPVKIILLNNNFLGMVRQWQQLFFDKRYSCTELVNPDFIKLANAYNIKAKKVKKREELKESVKKALNHEKAFLLEIVIEKEDNVFPMIPAGAAVDEIRLT from the coding sequence ATGGAAAAAAAGTTATTCTATGGATCAGAAATAGTAATAAAAGCACTTTTATATGAAGAGGTAGAATATATATTTGGATATCCAGGTGGTGCTATTATGCCTATATATGATTCTTTACACGATTATTTAAATTCTATTTCGCATATTCTCATGCGTCACGAACAAGGATCTATTCATGCAGCACAAGGATACGCTAGAGCATCTGGAAAGATTGGGGTTTGTTTTACCACTTCAGGTCCAGGAGCTACTAATTTGATTACTGGATTGGCAGATGCTTTGATAGATAGTACTCCTATTGTTTGTATTACTGGACAAGTTTCTTCTCATTTATTAGGAACTGATGCTTTTCAAGAAACAAATATTATAGATATTTCTATTCCTGTAACTAAATGGAATATTCAAGTATTAAAAGCTAAAGATATTTGTAAATCAATTCAAAAAGGATTTTTTATAGCTAAAAAAGGAAGACCAGGACCTGTATTAATAGATATTACTAAAGATGCTCAGTTTCAAAAAACTGTATTTCACTATACACGTTGCGAATATATGAAAAATTTTCATCCGTATCCTTGTATAGAAAACAAAAGAATAATAGAAGCTGCAAATTTAATAAATTCGGCAGTAAGACCTTTGATTCTTGTAGGTCAAGGGATAATTTTAGCTGAAGCAGAAGAAGAGTTCAAAAATTTTGTTGAAAAAACTGGTATCCCGGTAGCTAGCACACTATTAGGATTAGGAGCACTGAATAGTAATCATCATTTATATGTAGGTATGTTAGGAATGCATGGAAATTATGCTCCCAATATTTTAACTAATCAATGTGATATTCTCATTGCAATAGGGATGCGATTTGACGATCGTGTAACTGGAGATGTTAAAAAATATGCTAAAAAAGCTAAAATTATTCATTTAGAAATAGATTCTTCAGAAATAAATAAAAATATTTCATGTCATATACCAATTTTAGGAGATTGTAAAGCATCTTTAAAAAAATTGATTTCTTATGTTAATAAATCTATTCATCAAGAATGGATTGATAAATTTTTTCATCTTAAAAAAAAAGAAAAAGACATTGTAATACAAAGAGATCTAAATCCAAAAAAAAAGGGGATTACTATGGGTGAAGTGATCAAGTGGATCAATCTATACAAACAAAAAAATGCAATTCTTGTGACGGACGTAGGACAACATCAAATGATTGCTTCAAGATATTTCAATTTTACCTGCAAAAAAAGTCAAATAACTTCTGGCGGCTTAGGAACTATGGGATTTGCTTTACCAGCTTCTATAGGGGCTAAATTAGGTGCCAAAGATAGGCAAGTTCTTTGCGTTGTAGGAGATGGAGGGATCCAAATGACAATACAAGAAATGGGGACTATTTTACAAAATAATATTCCCGTAAAAATTATATTATTAAATAATAATTTTTTGGGAATGGTACGTCAGTGGCAACAACTTTTTTTTGATAAACGTTATTCATGTACAGAATTAGTTAATCCAGATTTTATAAAATTAGCTAATGCTTATAACATTAAAGCAAAAAAAGTGAAGAAAAGAGAAGAATTAAAAGAATCAGTAAAAAAAGCATTAAATCATGAAAAAGCTTTTTTATTAGAAATTGTAATAGAAAAAGAAGATAATGTTTTTCCTATGATTCCTGCAGGAGCAGCTGTAGATGAAATTCGTTTAACATAA
- the ilvC gene encoding ketol-acid reductoisomerase, giving the protein MKIKFGSIEETIITRDEFPLSKAREILKKETISILGYGVQGPGQSMNLRDNGFKVIVGQRKHSSSWKKALKDGWIENVNLFSLEEASERGTILMYLLSDAGQISFWPTLNKYLTTGKSLYFSHGFGLTFCDQTKIFPPKNIDIFLVAPKGSGTSLRKLFKQGKGINSSYAIYQDYSGNSLEKTLSIGIGIGSGYLFETNFKNEVYSDLVGERGTLMGAIQGIFAAQYQILREKGHSPSESFNETVEELTQSLMPLVSEKGMDWMYANCSTTAQRGALDWWKKFRDATFPIFQELYHEVYSGNEAKRIIKANSDINYREKLQKELQNLKKSELWKVGSIIRNLRPEEKDKNQ; this is encoded by the coding sequence ATGAAAATTAAATTTGGATCTATAGAAGAAACTATTATTACGAGAGATGAATTTCCATTATCTAAAGCTAGAGAAATTTTAAAAAAAGAAACTATTTCTATATTAGGTTATGGAGTTCAAGGGCCTGGACAATCTATGAACTTAAGAGATAATGGATTTAAAGTGATAGTAGGACAAAGAAAACATTCTTCTTCTTGGAAAAAAGCGTTAAAAGACGGATGGATAGAAAATGTAAATCTTTTTTCTTTGGAAGAAGCTTCTGAAAGAGGAACTATACTCATGTATTTATTATCAGATGCAGGACAAATATCTTTTTGGCCTACTCTTAATAAATATTTAACTACAGGAAAATCTTTATATTTTTCACATGGATTTGGATTAACTTTTTGTGATCAAACAAAAATATTTCCTCCTAAAAATATAGATATTTTTTTAGTAGCTCCCAAAGGATCAGGGACCAGTTTAAGAAAACTTTTTAAACAAGGAAAAGGAATTAATTCTAGTTATGCTATTTATCAGGATTATAGTGGAAATAGTTTAGAAAAAACTTTGTCAATTGGAATTGGAATAGGTTCTGGATATTTATTTGAAACAAATTTTAAAAATGAAGTCTATTCTGATTTAGTAGGAGAAAGAGGAACTTTAATGGGAGCAATACAAGGTATTTTTGCTGCGCAATATCAAATATTAAGAGAAAAAGGACATTCTCCTTCAGAATCTTTTAACGAAACTGTAGAAGAATTAACTCAAAGTTTAATGCCACTAGTATCGGAAAAAGGAATGGATTGGATGTATGCTAATTGTTCTACGACTGCGCAAAGAGGAGCTTTAGATTGGTGGAAAAAATTTAGAGATGCTACTTTTCCAATATTTCAAGAATTATATCATGAAGTTTATTCTGGAAACGAAGCAAAAAGAATTATAAAAGCTAATAGTGATATAAATTATAGAGAAAAATTACAAAAAGAATTGCAAAATCTTAAAAAAAGTGAATTGTGGAAAGTAGGATCCATCATTCGTAATCTTAGACCGGAAGAAAAAGATAAAAACCAATAA